A genomic region of Anas platyrhynchos isolate ZD024472 breed Pekin duck chromosome 9, IASCAAS_PekinDuck_T2T, whole genome shotgun sequence contains the following coding sequences:
- the SCLY gene encoding selenocysteine lyase: MGAGTEPPGPAPSSVYLDYNATTPLAPEVAQALGDAACQAWGNPSSTHPAGRKAKELIAGARESLARMVGGRPEDVIFTSGGTEANNMVIHTALRHFQESKGQDGATPHIVTSSVEHDSIRLPLEHLVKESLAEATFVPVSPRSGQAEVDDVLAAVRPTTCLVSIMLANNETGVIMPVSKLSQHIHVLNQKRVAEGLPRILVHTDAAQMIGKGRVDVQELGVDYLTIVGHKFYGPRIGALYVRGPGTTTPLHPMLFGGGQERSFRPGTENTPMIAGLGKAAELVSRNWEAYEAHMRDVRDYLEARLEASFGKQRLHFNSKFTGSKRLCNTCNFSILGPGLQGRRVLAHCKTLLASVGAACHSEKGDRPSSILLSCGIPYEVAQNALRLSVGRDTTRADVDLVVQDLVQAVAQLGEDGAS, from the exons ATGGGTGCCGGGACGGAgccgccgggccccgcgccCAGCAGCGTGTACCTGGACTACAACGCCACCACCCCGCTGGCCCCCGAGGTGGCCCAGGCGCTGGGGGACGCTGCCTGCCAGGCCTGGGGgaaccccagcagcacccaccccGCAG gtagGAAGGCCAAGGAGCTCATCGCTGGCGCCCGGGAGAGCCTGGCGAGGATGGTGGGAGGCCGGCCGGAGGATGTCATCTTCACCTCAGGGGGCACGGAG GCTAACAACATGGTGATCCATACTGCTCTCAGGCACTTCCAAGAAAGCAAGGGGCAGGACGGGGCCACGCCGCACATCGTGACATCAAGTGTGGAGCATGACTCCATCCGTCTGCCGCTGGAGCATCTGGTGAAGGAGAGCCTGGCAG AAGCCACCTTTGTGCCTGTGTCCCCACGAAGTGGGCAGGCCGAGGTGGATGACGTCCTCGCTGCGGTGCGGCCGACCACCTGCTTGGTTTCCATCATGCTGGCCAATAACGAGACAGGGGTCATCATG CCGGTCTCAAAGCTGAGCCAGCACATCCACGTCCTCAACCAGAAGAGGGTGGCTGAGGGGCTGCCCAGGATCCTGGTGCACACGGATGCGGCACAGATGATTGGCAAGGGGCGTGTGGacgtgcaggagctgggggtggaCTACCTCACCATCGTGGGGCACAAG TTCTACGGCCCGCGGATCGGCGCGCTGTACGTGCGTGGCCCTGGCACCACCACCCCGCTGCACCCCATGCTCTTCGGAGGGGGACAGGAGAGGAGTTTCCGGCCAGG CACTGAGAACACCCCAATGATCGCTGGCCTTGGCAAG GCTGCAGAGCTCGTGAGCAGGAACTGGGAGGCCTACGAGGCCCACATGCGGGATGTTCGGGACTACCTGGAGGCCAGGCTGGAG GCATCCTTTGGGAAGCAGAGGCTCCACTTCAACAGCAAGTTCACGGGCTCCAAGCGACTCTGCAACACCTGCAACTTCTCCATTCTGGGCCCAGGCCTTCAAG GGCGCAGGGTGCTGGCTCACTGCAAGACCCTCCTCGCCAGCGTTGGGGCTGCCTGCCACTCCGAGAAAGGGGATCG GCCCTCGTCGATCCTGCTCAGCTGTGGGATCCCCTACGAGGTGGCGCAGAACGCCCTGCGGCTGAGCGTGGGGCGGGACACCACCCGTGCCGATGTGGACCTGGTTGTGCAGGACCTCGTGCAGGCTGTGGCACAGCTGGGCGAGGACGGAGCCTCGTAG